A genomic stretch from Halichoerus grypus chromosome 5, mHalGry1.hap1.1, whole genome shotgun sequence includes:
- the LDLRAP1 gene encoding low density lipoprotein receptor adapter protein 1 isoform X5: MDALKSAGRALIRSPSLAKQSWGGGGRHRKLPENWTDTRETLLEGMLFSLKYLGMTLVEQPKGEELSAAAVKRIVATAKASGKKLQKVTLKVSPRGIILTDNITNQLIENVSIYRISYCTADKMHDKVFAYIAQSQHNENLECHAFLCTKRKLAQAVTLTVAQAFKVAFEFWQVSKEGCPCPAIAGGGGCNALCLGPTEKEKRDKASQEGGDVLGGGLRDSTPTLKSLVATGNLLDLEETAKAPLSTVSANTTNMDEAPRPQALNNSSVVWELDDGLDEAFSRKEGADGWRLRISRV, from the exons AGCTGCCGGAGAACTGGACAGACACTCGGGAGACGCTGCTCGAGGGAATGCTCTTCAGCCTCAAGTACCTGGGCATGACGCTGGTGGAGCAGCCCAAGGGTGAGGAGCTGTCAGCTGCTGCTGTCAAGAGGATTGTGGCCACG GCCAAGGCCAGCGGGAAGAAGCTGCAGAAAGTGACCCTCAAGGTGTCGCCACGGGGGATTATCCTGACTGACAACATCACCAACCAGCTCATTGAGAATGTGTCCATTTACAG GATCTCCTATTGCACAGCAGACAAGATGCACGACAAAGTGTTTGCCTACATTGCCCAGAGCCAGCACAACGAGAATCTCGAGTGCCATGCCTTCCTCTGCACCAAGCGGAAACTG GCCCAGGCTGTCACCCTCACAGTAGCCCAGGCCTTCAAAGTCGCTTTTGAGTTTTGGCAGGTGTCCAAGGAAG GCTGCCCCTGTCCAGCgattgctgggggcgggggctgcaaCGCTCTGTGCCTTGGTCccacagagaaggagaagagggacaAAGCCAGCCAAGAGGGAGGGGACGTCCTGGGCGGGGGCCTCCGAGACAGCACCCCGACGTTGAAGAGCC TGGTTGCCACTGGGAACCTGCTGGACTTGGAAGAGACGGCCAAGGCCCCGCTGTCCACAGTCAGCGCTAATACCACTAACATGGACGAGGCACCGAGGCCTCAAGCCTTGAACAATAGCAGTGTTGTCTGG GAGCTGGATGACGGCCTGGATGAAGCATTTTCAAG AAAAGAAGGTGCTGATGGGTGGCGTTTGCGGATTTCCAGGGTGTAA
- the LDLRAP1 gene encoding low density lipoprotein receptor adapter protein 1 isoform X4: MDALKSAGRALIRSPSLAKQSWGGGGRHRKLPENWTDTRETLLEGMLFSLKYLGMTLVEQPKGEELSAAAVKRIVATAKASGKKLQKVTLKVSPRGIILTDNITNQLIENVSIYRISYCTADKMHDKVFAYIAQSQHNENLECHAFLCTKRKLAQAVTLTVAQAFKVAFEFWQVSKEGCPCPAIAGGGGCNALCLGPTEKEKRDKASQEGGDVLGGGLRDSTPTLKSLVATGNLLDLEETAKAPLSTVSANTTNMDEAPRPQALNNSSVVWELDDGLDEAFSRTHFVQRSALNTARALQGS; the protein is encoded by the exons AGCTGCCGGAGAACTGGACAGACACTCGGGAGACGCTGCTCGAGGGAATGCTCTTCAGCCTCAAGTACCTGGGCATGACGCTGGTGGAGCAGCCCAAGGGTGAGGAGCTGTCAGCTGCTGCTGTCAAGAGGATTGTGGCCACG GCCAAGGCCAGCGGGAAGAAGCTGCAGAAAGTGACCCTCAAGGTGTCGCCACGGGGGATTATCCTGACTGACAACATCACCAACCAGCTCATTGAGAATGTGTCCATTTACAG GATCTCCTATTGCACAGCAGACAAGATGCACGACAAAGTGTTTGCCTACATTGCCCAGAGCCAGCACAACGAGAATCTCGAGTGCCATGCCTTCCTCTGCACCAAGCGGAAACTG GCCCAGGCTGTCACCCTCACAGTAGCCCAGGCCTTCAAAGTCGCTTTTGAGTTTTGGCAGGTGTCCAAGGAAG GCTGCCCCTGTCCAGCgattgctgggggcgggggctgcaaCGCTCTGTGCCTTGGTCccacagagaaggagaagagggacaAAGCCAGCCAAGAGGGAGGGGACGTCCTGGGCGGGGGCCTCCGAGACAGCACCCCGACGTTGAAGAGCC TGGTTGCCACTGGGAACCTGCTGGACTTGGAAGAGACGGCCAAGGCCCCGCTGTCCACAGTCAGCGCTAATACCACTAACATGGACGAGGCACCGAGGCCTCAAGCCTTGAACAATAGCAGTGTTGTCTGG GAGCTGGATGACGGCCTGGATGAAGCATTTTCAAG GACCCATTTTGTTCAGAGATCTGCCCTCAACACAGCCCGTGCTCTTCAGGGCAGCTGA
- the LDLRAP1 gene encoding low density lipoprotein receptor adapter protein 1 isoform X6 — translation MLFSLKYLGMTLVEQPKGEELSAAAVKRIVATAKASGKKLQKVTLKVSPRGIILTDNITNQLIENVSIYRISYCTADKMHDKVFAYIAQSQHNENLECHAFLCTKRKLAQAVTLTVAQAFKVAFEFWQVSKEGCPCPAIAGGGGCNALCLGPTEKEKRDKASQEGGDVLGGGLRDSTPTLKSLVATGNLLDLEETAKAPLSTVSANTTNMDEAPRPQALNNSSVVWELDDGLDEAFSRLAQSRTNPQVLDTGLTAQDIHYAQCHSPVDWDKPDGSSAEQDDLFSF, via the exons ATGCTCTTCAGCCTCAAGTACCTGGGCATGACGCTGGTGGAGCAGCCCAAGGGTGAGGAGCTGTCAGCTGCTGCTGTCAAGAGGATTGTGGCCACG GCCAAGGCCAGCGGGAAGAAGCTGCAGAAAGTGACCCTCAAGGTGTCGCCACGGGGGATTATCCTGACTGACAACATCACCAACCAGCTCATTGAGAATGTGTCCATTTACAG GATCTCCTATTGCACAGCAGACAAGATGCACGACAAAGTGTTTGCCTACATTGCCCAGAGCCAGCACAACGAGAATCTCGAGTGCCATGCCTTCCTCTGCACCAAGCGGAAACTG GCCCAGGCTGTCACCCTCACAGTAGCCCAGGCCTTCAAAGTCGCTTTTGAGTTTTGGCAGGTGTCCAAGGAAG GCTGCCCCTGTCCAGCgattgctgggggcgggggctgcaaCGCTCTGTGCCTTGGTCccacagagaaggagaagagggacaAAGCCAGCCAAGAGGGAGGGGACGTCCTGGGCGGGGGCCTCCGAGACAGCACCCCGACGTTGAAGAGCC TGGTTGCCACTGGGAACCTGCTGGACTTGGAAGAGACGGCCAAGGCCCCGCTGTCCACAGTCAGCGCTAATACCACTAACATGGACGAGGCACCGAGGCCTCAAGCCTTGAACAATAGCAGTGTTGTCTGG GAGCTGGATGACGGCCTGGATGAAGCATTTTCAAG GCTTGCGCAGTCTCGGACAAACCCTCAGGTCCTGGACACTGGATTGACAGCACAGGACATCCATTACGCCCAGTGCCACTCACCTGTCGACTGGGACAAGCCTGATGGCAGCAGCGCCGAGCAGGATGATCTCTTCAGCTTCTGA
- the LDLRAP1 gene encoding low density lipoprotein receptor adapter protein 1 isoform X2, producing the protein MDALKSAGRALIRSPSLAKQSWGGGGRHRKLPENWTDTRETLLEGMLFSLKYLGMTLVEQPKGEELSAAAVKRIVATAKASGKKLQKVTLKVSPRGIILTDNITNQLIENVSIYRISYCTADKMHDKVFAYIAQSQHNENLECHAFLCTKRKLAQAVTLTVAQAFKVAFEFWQVSKEGCPCPAIAGGGGCNALCLGPTEKEKRDKASQEGGDVLGGGLRDSTPTLKSLVATGNLLDLEETAKAPLSTVSANTTNMDEAPRPQALNNSSVVWLDDGLDEAFSRLAQSRTNPQVLDTGLTAQDIHYAQCHSPVDWDKPDGSSAEQDDLFSF; encoded by the exons AGCTGCCGGAGAACTGGACAGACACTCGGGAGACGCTGCTCGAGGGAATGCTCTTCAGCCTCAAGTACCTGGGCATGACGCTGGTGGAGCAGCCCAAGGGTGAGGAGCTGTCAGCTGCTGCTGTCAAGAGGATTGTGGCCACG GCCAAGGCCAGCGGGAAGAAGCTGCAGAAAGTGACCCTCAAGGTGTCGCCACGGGGGATTATCCTGACTGACAACATCACCAACCAGCTCATTGAGAATGTGTCCATTTACAG GATCTCCTATTGCACAGCAGACAAGATGCACGACAAAGTGTTTGCCTACATTGCCCAGAGCCAGCACAACGAGAATCTCGAGTGCCATGCCTTCCTCTGCACCAAGCGGAAACTG GCCCAGGCTGTCACCCTCACAGTAGCCCAGGCCTTCAAAGTCGCTTTTGAGTTTTGGCAGGTGTCCAAGGAAG GCTGCCCCTGTCCAGCgattgctgggggcgggggctgcaaCGCTCTGTGCCTTGGTCccacagagaaggagaagagggacaAAGCCAGCCAAGAGGGAGGGGACGTCCTGGGCGGGGGCCTCCGAGACAGCACCCCGACGTTGAAGAGCC TGGTTGCCACTGGGAACCTGCTGGACTTGGAAGAGACGGCCAAGGCCCCGCTGTCCACAGTCAGCGCTAATACCACTAACATGGACGAGGCACCGAGGCCTCAAGCCTTGAACAATAGCAGTGTTGTCTGG CTGGATGACGGCCTGGATGAAGCATTTTCAAG GCTTGCGCAGTCTCGGACAAACCCTCAGGTCCTGGACACTGGATTGACAGCACAGGACATCCATTACGCCCAGTGCCACTCACCTGTCGACTGGGACAAGCCTGATGGCAGCAGCGCCGAGCAGGATGATCTCTTCAGCTTCTGA
- the LDLRAP1 gene encoding low density lipoprotein receptor adapter protein 1 isoform X1, translating into MDALKSAGRALIRSPSLAKQSWGGGGRHRKLPENWTDTRETLLEGMLFSLKYLGMTLVEQPKGEELSAAAVKRIVATAKASGKKLQKVTLKVSPRGIILTDNITNQLIENVSIYRISYCTADKMHDKVFAYIAQSQHNENLECHAFLCTKRKLAQAVTLTVAQAFKVAFEFWQVSKEGCPCPAIAGGGGCNALCLGPTEKEKRDKASQEGGDVLGGGLRDSTPTLKSLVATGNLLDLEETAKAPLSTVSANTTNMDEAPRPQALNNSSVVWELDDGLDEAFSRLAQSRTNPQVLDTGLTAQDIHYAQCHSPVDWDKPDGSSAEQDDLFSF; encoded by the exons AGCTGCCGGAGAACTGGACAGACACTCGGGAGACGCTGCTCGAGGGAATGCTCTTCAGCCTCAAGTACCTGGGCATGACGCTGGTGGAGCAGCCCAAGGGTGAGGAGCTGTCAGCTGCTGCTGTCAAGAGGATTGTGGCCACG GCCAAGGCCAGCGGGAAGAAGCTGCAGAAAGTGACCCTCAAGGTGTCGCCACGGGGGATTATCCTGACTGACAACATCACCAACCAGCTCATTGAGAATGTGTCCATTTACAG GATCTCCTATTGCACAGCAGACAAGATGCACGACAAAGTGTTTGCCTACATTGCCCAGAGCCAGCACAACGAGAATCTCGAGTGCCATGCCTTCCTCTGCACCAAGCGGAAACTG GCCCAGGCTGTCACCCTCACAGTAGCCCAGGCCTTCAAAGTCGCTTTTGAGTTTTGGCAGGTGTCCAAGGAAG GCTGCCCCTGTCCAGCgattgctgggggcgggggctgcaaCGCTCTGTGCCTTGGTCccacagagaaggagaagagggacaAAGCCAGCCAAGAGGGAGGGGACGTCCTGGGCGGGGGCCTCCGAGACAGCACCCCGACGTTGAAGAGCC TGGTTGCCACTGGGAACCTGCTGGACTTGGAAGAGACGGCCAAGGCCCCGCTGTCCACAGTCAGCGCTAATACCACTAACATGGACGAGGCACCGAGGCCTCAAGCCTTGAACAATAGCAGTGTTGTCTGG GAGCTGGATGACGGCCTGGATGAAGCATTTTCAAG GCTTGCGCAGTCTCGGACAAACCCTCAGGTCCTGGACACTGGATTGACAGCACAGGACATCCATTACGCCCAGTGCCACTCACCTGTCGACTGGGACAAGCCTGATGGCAGCAGCGCCGAGCAGGATGATCTCTTCAGCTTCTGA
- the LDLRAP1 gene encoding low density lipoprotein receptor adapter protein 1 isoform X3, with protein MDALKSAGRALIRSPSLAKQSWGGGGRHRKLPENWTDTRETLLEGMLFSLKYLGMTLVEQPKGEELSAAAVKRIVATAKASGKKLQKVTLKVSPRGIILTDNITNQLIENVSIYRISYCTADKMHDKVFAYIAQSQHNENLECHAFLCTKRKLAQAVTLTVAQAFKVAFEFWQVSKEEKEKRDKASQEGGDVLGGGLRDSTPTLKSLVATGNLLDLEETAKAPLSTVSANTTNMDEAPRPQALNNSSVVWELDDGLDEAFSRLAQSRTNPQVLDTGLTAQDIHYAQCHSPVDWDKPDGSSAEQDDLFSF; from the exons AGCTGCCGGAGAACTGGACAGACACTCGGGAGACGCTGCTCGAGGGAATGCTCTTCAGCCTCAAGTACCTGGGCATGACGCTGGTGGAGCAGCCCAAGGGTGAGGAGCTGTCAGCTGCTGCTGTCAAGAGGATTGTGGCCACG GCCAAGGCCAGCGGGAAGAAGCTGCAGAAAGTGACCCTCAAGGTGTCGCCACGGGGGATTATCCTGACTGACAACATCACCAACCAGCTCATTGAGAATGTGTCCATTTACAG GATCTCCTATTGCACAGCAGACAAGATGCACGACAAAGTGTTTGCCTACATTGCCCAGAGCCAGCACAACGAGAATCTCGAGTGCCATGCCTTCCTCTGCACCAAGCGGAAACTG GCCCAGGCTGTCACCCTCACAGTAGCCCAGGCCTTCAAAGTCGCTTTTGAGTTTTGGCAGGTGTCCAAGGAAG agaaggagaagagggacaAAGCCAGCCAAGAGGGAGGGGACGTCCTGGGCGGGGGCCTCCGAGACAGCACCCCGACGTTGAAGAGCC TGGTTGCCACTGGGAACCTGCTGGACTTGGAAGAGACGGCCAAGGCCCCGCTGTCCACAGTCAGCGCTAATACCACTAACATGGACGAGGCACCGAGGCCTCAAGCCTTGAACAATAGCAGTGTTGTCTGG GAGCTGGATGACGGCCTGGATGAAGCATTTTCAAG GCTTGCGCAGTCTCGGACAAACCCTCAGGTCCTGGACACTGGATTGACAGCACAGGACATCCATTACGCCCAGTGCCACTCACCTGTCGACTGGGACAAGCCTGATGGCAGCAGCGCCGAGCAGGATGATCTCTTCAGCTTCTGA